A window of the Leishmania infantum JPCM5 genome chromosome 18 genome harbors these coding sequences:
- the GSH1 gene encoding gamma-glutamylcysteine synthetase — translation MGLLTTGGAPIQWGTDANRKAIPHVREHGIQQFLNVFKNKKDLHGMPFLWGEELEHQLIQIHDNTVTLSTESAMVMNKLRARPDNCAVWNPEYGSFMIESTPDHPYSLSVESLDSVQDNIERRYDMLNKEAPPGVVGTTFVTFPLMGQGNFVHCSDKSSPYSQSLFVPDACINQTHPRFANLTANIRLRRGQKVCVLVPLYMDSRTMQDTVDPQLNIDLTPHNKDICYSMRENGRNMTDELYAETDASAALLVPSSSLDPREDYPVTETLKQLFTPATLYYYAQYFTGQRREHMQERYNACNCPATLVSHPCIYMDCMAFGMGNSALQVTMQLDNIHEARHVYDQLAILCPAFLALSSATPFQKGLLCDTDVRWLTIAGAVDDRRVEEVPRILKSRYDSISVFISDRTENLEEFNDSQIAINRSYCELLKDSGVDVRLANHIAHLFIRDPLVIYDKMIDIDDTTHTEHFDNIQSTNWQTVRFKPPPIGNDIGWRVEFRVMDIQPTPFENAAFAVFIPLLTKAIITYKPCFYTKISIVDENMGRAHRINPCGEQYIMRKDIFADKCTASDEETARMSIDEIFNGKEGGFYGLIPLVCRYLDDEGKRSPLVNSYLKFLSMRASGRIPTPAQYMRKFVTTHPDYKHDSRLTDSIARDLVQRMHGLAANQIHDDDYLPMSFFTADAVESTK, via the coding sequence ATGGGACTCTTGACGACTGGCGGCGCCCCGATACAGTGGGGCACCGATGCAAATAGAAAGGCCATTCCGCACGTCAGAGAGCACGGCATTCAGCAGTTCCTCAACGTTTTCAAGAACAAAAAGGACCTCCATGGTATGCCGTTTCTCTGGGgagaggagctggagcaccAGCTAATCCAGATCCACGATAACACGGTTACCCTCAGCACGGAAAGTGCGATGGTAATGAACAAGCTGAGGGCGCGTCCTGACAACTGCGCCGTGTGGAACCCCGAATATGGAAGCTTCATGATCGAAAGCACGCCAGACCACCCGTACAGTCTGTCGGTGGAGAGCCTCGACTCGGTGCAGGACAACATCGAGCGGCGGTACGACATGCTCAACAAGGAGGCACCACCCGGCGTGGTCGGCACCACCTTTGTGACTTTCCCACTCATGGGCCAGGGCAACTTTGTCCACTGCAGTGATAAGAGTTCTCCGTACTCGCAGTCGCTTTTTGTTCCTGATGCGTGCATCAACCAAACGCATCCGCGCTTCGCGAACCTGACGGCAAACAttcgcctgcgccgcggtCAAAAGGTTTGCGTCCTGGTGCCTCTGTACATGGACTCCCGTACAATGCAGGACACGGTGGACCCCCAACTAAACATTGACCTGACTCCACACAACAAGGACATTTGTTACTCCATGAGAGAAAACGGCAGGAACATGACCGACGAACTCTACGCGGAGACGGACGCGTCTGCCGCTCTGCTAGTGCCCAGCAGCTCTCTCGATCCACGCGAGGACTACCCTGTCACCGAGACGCTGAAGCAGCTCTTCACCCCTGCTACGCTCTACTACTACGCACAGTACTTCACGGGACAGCGCCGCGAGCATATGCAGGAACGCTACAACGCGTGTAACTGCCCCGCAACCTTGGTCAGCCACCCGTGCATCTACATGGACTGCATGGCCTTTGGCATGGGTAACAGCGCTCTGCAAGTGACGATGCAGCTGGACAACATTCACGAGGCGCGCCACGTGTACGACCAGCTCGCCATCTTGTGCCCGGCATTTCTGGCTCTCAGCTCAGCCACGCCGTTCCAAAAGGGTCTTCTTTGCGACACCGATGTGCGCTGGCTGACTatcgccggcgctgtcgacgACCGccgcgtggaggaggtgccgcgTATTCTCAAGTCTCGCTACGACTCCATCTCCGTCTTCATCAGCGACAGAACCGAAAACCTCGAGGAATTCAACGATTCACAAATAGCGATAAACCGCTCGTACTGTGAACTTCTGAAGGACTCCGGTGTGGACGTGCGGTTGGCGAACCACATTGCACATTTGTTCATTCGAGATCCGCTTGTGATATACGACAAGATGATCGACATCGATGACACGACGCACACGGAGCACTTTGACAACATCCAGTCCACTAACTGGCAGACAGTGCGCTTCAAGCCTCCGCCGATAGGAAACGACATTGGCTGGCGCGTTGAGTTCCGCGTGATGGATATTCAGCCAACACCGTTCGAAaacgccgccttcgccgtcttCATTCCGCTTCTCACCAAGGCCATCATCACCTACAAGCCCTGCTTTTACACCAAGATCTCCATCGTCGACGAGAATATGGGCCGCGCACATCGCATCAACCCGTGTGGAGAACAATACATTATGCGCAAGGACATTTTCGCCGACAAGTgcaccgccagcgacgaggagacgGCGAGGATGAGCATTGACGAGATCTTCAACGGCAAGGAGGGCGGCTTCTATGGACTCATCCCCCTCGTGTGCCGCTATCTAGACGACGAGGGGAAGCGAAGTCCCCTCGTAAACTCCTACCTGAAGTTCCTGTCAATGCGCGCCTCTGGCCGCATTCCCACACCTGCGCAGTACATGCGCAAGTTTGTCACGACACACCCCGACTACAAGCACGACTCACGCCTCACCGACAGCATCGCGCGTGACCTTGTGCAGCGCATGCACGGCCTGGCTGCGAATCAGATCCACGACGATGACTACCTTCCCATGAGCTTTTTCACGGCCGATGCAGTAGAGAGCACCAAGTGA
- a CDS encoding putative chaperone protein DNAj, translating to MTVIQLSSLPLATQMLLDPAVVLDQGILEEWNAACAAAGSQSIEHTGVDLSSTMARGGAVRRREPRRLVDTNDFLKLAEALDTLADELNVNAALGGASPSLAAEPPTKAARRDLSVDELDPLGMDGLTGAQLEDAQEAHRLFGAKEYEAATAAFLRVSSACLAHELTPALLNNVAVCHFVMEQWNACESTTRRVLAVDATERYPSARRLTRVFISQGRLQEAQQAVSPHRDAIDWAAEVAAVKACTSYTNLYAAHQYSKALECLEAVLSLCPCGTLEAAKARLLSLDNTAQAVSYAAQRSRAYTTSTELHFCLWSLTFHSVTSVVGLDTLLAGMQATPLGRSELRFRHLHTHIARCKEAFAKLHGLRTARQWREAATFVTQVLAEPFLPDGLKGVMYYERARALAQQASWYAALDDTHRALSYTEEVSLRASMLLLVARCEEALGRLTDAVYHTEESLCLVSNAAAVEQLRSLKAHLAHAQASTDAPRTTPCTTSKETPKAKTNANAFFPVSRASLDVHYKTLSLPRSAGAADVKKSYRALAIKWHPDRWCSASDEAIRTAESTFKKIQHAYEEIMKSAS from the coding sequence ATGACGGTAATACAGCTCTCTTCTCTACCGCTGGCGACGCAGATGCTACTGGATCCAGCGGTGGTACTCGATCAGGGCATCCTCGAGGAGTGGAAtgccgcgtgcgcggcaGCTGGCTCCCAGAGTATCGAACACACCGGCGTTGATCTTTCCTCGACTATGGCTAGGGGCGGTGCCGTGCGCCGACGCGAGCCACGGCGGCTCGTGGACACGAACGACTTCCTCAAGCTTGCAGAGGCTCTGGACACGCTCGCTGATGAGCTGAACGTGAATGCTGCCCTCGGTGGTGCATCACCGTCTTTGGCGGCAGAGCCACCCACGAAAGCCGCGAGACGCGATCTCAGCGTCGACGAGCTGGACCCGCTCGGGATGGACGGGCTGACGGGGGCACAATTAGAAGACGCGCAAGAGGCTCACAGGCTTTTTGGCGCGAAGGAGTACGaagccgccacggccgcttTCCTCCGTGTTTCCTCCGCCTGCCTGGCGCATGAGCTGACACCGGCTCTGCTCAACAATGTGGCGGTGTGTCACTTCGTGATGGAGCAGTGGAACGCGTGCGAGTCAACCACGCGGCGTGTGCTCGCTGTTGATGCGACAGAGCGCTATCCGAGCGCGCGACGACTGACGCGCGTCTTCATCTCACAGGGGCGCCTgcaagaggcgcagcaggccgTCAGCCCACATCGTGACGCCATCGACTGGGCCGCCGAAGTGGCGGCTGTGAAGGCTTGCACGAGCTACACCAACTTGTACGCTGCCCATCAGTACAGCAAGGCGCTCGAGTGcttggaggcggtgctgtcaCTTTGTCCTTGCGgcacgctggaggcggcaaaggcgcgtcttctctctctcgacaACACAGCGCAGGCAGTGAGCTACGCGGCGCAACGTTCCCGAGCTTATACGACGTCGACAGAGCTGCACTTCTGTTTGTGGTCTCTCACCTTCCACTCCGTCACCTCCGTTGTTGGACTCGACACCCTTCTCGCGGGCATGCAAGCCACACCTTTGGGCAGGTCGGAGCTGCGGTTTCGacacctgcacacgcacatcgcACGTTGCAAGGAGGCGTTTGCGAAGCTGCACGGCCTGCGGACTGCGCGACAGTGGCGCGAGGCAGCAACCTTTGTCACGCAAGTCCTCGCCGAGCCGTTTCTCCCAGATGGGCTGAAGGGTGTAATGTACTACGAGCGTGCGCGGGCCCTTGCTCAGCAGGCAAGCTGGTATGCCGCCCTTGACGATACGCACCGTGCACTGTCCTACACCGAGGAGGTATCTCTGCGTGCAAGCATGCTGCTTCTCGTCGCCCGTTGCGAGGAGGCACTTGGCCGCTTGACAGACGCCGTCTACCACACCGAAGAAAGCCTTTGCCTTGTCTCCAACGCTGCGGCCGTAGAGCAGCTGCGTTCGCTCAAGGCACACTTGGCACATGCGCAGGCGTCTACTGATGCTCCCAGAACAACACCCTGCACGACGTCGAAGGAGACACCGAAGGCGAAAACGAATGCCAACGCGTTTTTTCCAGTGTCTCGCGCATCACTTGATGTGCATTATAAaacgctctctctcccccgcagcgccggtgcagcagacgTGAAGAAGTCATACCGAGCCTTGGCGATAAAGTGGCACCCCGAtcggtggtgcagcgcttCGGATGAGGCCATACGCACCGCAGAATCGACCTTCAAGAAGATCCAGCACGCCTACGAAGAGATCATGAAGAGCGCCTCCTGA